TACGTAAATACACCGATATTATCATATTGTGAACTATCATATAGCTCCATATTTTTAAACTTATGGTCTTTTAAAAAGGTTAGTCCTTTGCTTCCTGCATCATTTAAGCTAATTTTTTGTTCTTTAATTTCTCGGTTATTCATTACCCAAATTGGATATCCACCTTTTTGGGTAATATCCATATGATACTCATTGTTTGTTGTTGGGTCTTGAATCTTCACACTATAGAACGATTCTTTTGCGCCTTTTCCACTTTTCTCAACATTTACTTTTTCATTTCCTTTTAAATTCAAAAATGATTTCGCAATCTTCGCAGCCTCATCTTCTGAAATTGCCTTACCTTCTGCTTCAAATCCACCCTTTTTATTTTTTTGCGCACTTGTAAAAGTCGGGCCAAAGTTCGTAGATGAGTATGATGTCACATTTTTTTCAACTGTTTTTAAACCGTCAATAATTGTGTTATCTGCAGGATCTCGGTTTGATGCAAGTGCCAGTTCCACATCCATCCAGCGTAAATTATTTTTCAATACAAGGTGCTGTACTTTGCGCAGTTCATCTTGAATATTTTCTGCGTTAGAATATAAAGTTTGTAACGTTTTATATTCTTGATCATTTAATGGCTCTTTCTCTAAATCACGAATAGCTGCACGATAACTAAAATCACCAATATTCGCAAGAAATTCTTCCGTTTTATTAAATGGCATTAATGTTAAAGGTAATTGTCCTACATCAGAACGAGCCTCTGATGTTAAACGCCACACATCTGCTAATGCAGGTGATAAAGATGCTCGCGAATTCATCGCCAGCGTTGTTCCGATTTTATCGTGTAATAAATCAACCTCATACGCTAAATCATGAAATGCACGTTGATAGCTATTTTCTGCTCGAATAAGCACTGCATTTTTTTCTTGATGCTCCTTATAGCCCCAATATCCAGTTCCGACAACACCGATTGTTAATAATACAATAATAATACCTCGTAACATGTTTCCACCTCCGCTCTATTTACAGAAAATGTGTTTCCCAATTTTTTTAATTTGTGGGCGACTCCAAATCCATTTACTCGTTGCTGTATCTGGATTGAAATAATATAGTGCATTTCCTGTTGGATCCCATCCATTAATCGCATCTAATACTGCTTTTTTTGCTGTTTCATTTGGTGTTAAATATATTTGTCCATCTGCTACTGCAGTGAACGCTCTCGGCTCAAAAATCACACCTGAAACTGTGTTTGGGAATGATGCACTTGTTACACGGTTTAAAATAACCGCCGCTACTGCAACTTGTCCTAAATATGGTTCACCTCGCGACTCACCATATACTGCATTCGCCATCAGCTGAATATCATTTTGAGAATAACCATTTGGAACATTCGTTCCTTTGTTTTGTGCTGGCTTGTTACTTTGGCCACCGCTATCACCTTTATTACTTGTAGTTCCTTTATTCGCAGTTGACTTATCATACTTTGTCGCCTTTACAAGCATTTGCTTCGTTTTAGCACCAGCTAAGCCATCAACAGGTAATCCAAACTTTTCCTGGAAGTTGCGAAGTGCCCAATATGTACCCCATCCGAACACACCATCCACTTTTCCCGCATAAAATCCGTTATACTTCAGACGAGACTGCAATTCAATAACATCTTCTCCAGATGCGCCTCTTTGAATAACTTGATTAGAGAACGCTTGTACATTTCTTGTTTGGCCGCTACTTACTATTAAAGATAAACTAATAAATACAAGTAAAATCGCTATCTTTACAATACCTCTGTGACGCATATATTACCCTCCTTAGTTACAGTAATGAATTCATGATTATGTTTTGTAAATACAACGCTTTTATGTAAAAAAGACAAAAAAATCCCAACTTATATGTTTGAAGGTATATGTAGACAATATAAAAAAGCGCAAAAGGAGTTTATTATGAAGCGATTTTTTACACGTATAGTATTAGCAATTCTTTTATTAACAACATACTCAAATTTATATAATGATTCCTCTATTGTTCACGCACAGCCACCTTATGCAAAATGGGGAAAGCTTGCTGTTGAAAAAACGAAAGAACAATATCCGAAAGCACAAATTATTGATTATCTTCATATAGGTAGAAAACCAAAGACCATACACGTAACAGTTGAGAAATTTAAACTATGGCTTCGTGAAGATGGAAAAGAATATGGTGTTTTTGTTGATGTGGAGTTTGATACAAAAACGGAAAAGTTTTTAAAGATTAATTTTCAGAAAACAAGTCGATAGAACAAAGAAACCTCCGTCTTTAAGTACAGACGGAGGTTTCTTTATATACATATTCAAGGTATGATGGTATCTCATTTTCTTGTATACTTGCAATTTCACTAAAAGCATTCCCTTTATCCAATAAAATCCGAACAATTTCCCATCCAGCAAAATAAGCTTCCCTATCATGATTTGTAGTCCCTGCTCCAAAAGTAAATTTCATGGCGTATTCCGATAAAGACTTATATAAATGCGGATAAGCCTCTCCTAGGGGAATAGCCGAAAAATTATAATGCTTTTCCCAAAAATCCCAACGTTCTTCTTCATCTAAATCTTTTTTAAAAGCTTTTCATAGAACTCTAAAAACTTTGCTACTACATTTATTATTTGAATCTTATCCATGCATACTATCCCCCTTGTTCCCTCTAACTTTTCCACTTCTTTTACCATTCCTTCTTAATTACAAAAACAGAATTCCCCTTTTAAAAAGAAGAATTCTGTTTCATTTTGAAAAAGCGATTGCCTAACATTTTTACTACTACACAAATAAAACCAATTACAACCGCTATTCCAATACTATATAAAAACACCCTTCCATAACCGCCTATTCTCGGATCAAGAAACGGATATGGATACCAATGAACGAAAGGACCGCGTACTAAGCTATAAATAACATATAAAAACGGGAAAACAAGCCAACTTGTGGCTTGTTTCCATGTGATTTTTTTCGTAGGTGGATTTATAACCCAATCTAATATCATTGCAATTGGCATGATGTAATGAAGAACTGTATTCACCCACGGTATAGGTGTTTGAAGTGTTTCTTCTAGTCCTCTTAATAATAAAAAATAAATTAACCCCGTCGTTAGTATGTATACTGTCGCAGCACCCCGCAACACTCCAAATTGCTCAGAACGACCAAATGCCGCTGTTCCAAAACTACTTAAGAGTAGGATTACCGCCACTAAAATATTACTTTCAATTGTGAAGAAGCTAAAAAAGTTAATCGGATTGAAAGGTTTCACTTGTGCCCTTGTAATGAATTGCGTAATGATTGCACTAAACGCTAAAAGGCTTAAAAACAGCCTGTATATTGCTATCATTTTAGCATTTTTCACATATATCAGCTCCTCTTCTTATATATTATTGGAGTTCACTTGTACATGCTCTATAAATAATTTTAATGGTACGAGCCCACGCTTCGGCATGTGACTACTTATGACAGCTACGAGTTCTAACTTTGGAATGATAATAATGTACTGTCCTCCGTATCCCATAGCAAAATATATATAATACGGTATGTGAAATCTTTCGTTATTTACTACCCACCAATGATAACCGTATGCTCCAACATGATCATACGTTTCAAAACGAGCTTTACTTGAATCCTCCAGCCATTTTTGCGAAACAATTTTCTTTCCATTCCAAAATCCATTTTGCAAACATAATTGTCCCAATTTTAATAAGTCTGTACTCTTCATTTTCATGCCAAATCCACCGACATATATCCCTTGTGGATCTTGTTTCCATTCATATTCTGTAATGTGTAGCGGCTCAAATAAATACTTTTCCGCAAATTGTTCAGCCGATATTCCTGTTGCTACTTGTATAATATAACTTAGTAAATGTGAAGAACCTGAGTTATAATTCATTTTTGTACCCATCTCTTCTATTATGGGCTTCTGCAAAATGTATGTTACCCAATCATCGGATTCTACAAAATCGTTTGGAAAAACGACCCCATTCCCGAATTCTTTCCAATCTTCTCCCGTTGTCATCGTTAACAAATGATATAGAGTTAATCCCTTCTTTTCCTCTGGTACATTCGGAATCCATGTTGTGATTGATGTATGTATATCATTTATATACCCTTTATCAATTGCTATACCAATTAATATTGATACAATACTTTTCGTAATGGAATTAATTTTATAAAGATTATTTGCGCATTCAGTTGTTTTATAATACGCAGTCGTTAATTCCCCTCTTTGATATACGAGAAATGTATTAACCTTTTTCTTTTCAAATTTATTTTCTAATTGCTCGAAATTCAAGAAATCTTCCTCCATCTTAATGATTATCTGCTTGTATAGTATTTGTTGTTTACGTCATTTTATCTCTTTTCCTCTATTAAAACACATTCTTTTATTGTATGTTTTTAAATCTTAAAAATAAAACCTGGCAGCTTTAATAGCTGACAGGTTTTATTCTTATAATTTCGTCCGAACATTCCAAAGCTCTGGGAAGAAGCGCTGGTCGAGCACTCGTTTTAAATAAGATACACCAGAAGAACCACCCGTTCCCATTTTATGACCGATAATTCTTTCTACCGTTTTCATATGACGGAAACGCCATTGTTGTAGCCAATCTTCAATATCAATTAACTTCTCCGCAAGTTGATATAAATCCCAATATTTTTTCACATCTGCATATACTTCTAACCAAGCCGCTTCTACAGTCGCATCCTCTTCATAAGGTTGTGTAATATC
The DNA window shown above is from Bacillus clarus and carries:
- the ypeB gene encoding germination protein YpeB — its product is MLRGIIIVLLTIGVVGTGYWGYKEHQEKNAVLIRAENSYQRAFHDLAYEVDLLHDKIGTTLAMNSRASLSPALADVWRLTSEARSDVGQLPLTLMPFNKTEEFLANIGDFSYRAAIRDLEKEPLNDQEYKTLQTLYSNAENIQDELRKVQHLVLKNNLRWMDVELALASNRDPADNTIIDGLKTVEKNVTSYSSTNFGPTFTSAQKNKKGGFEAEGKAISEDEAAKIAKSFLNLKGNEKVNVEKSGKGAKESFYSVKIQDPTTNNEYHMDITQKGGYPIWVMNNREIKEQKISLNDAGSKGLTFLKDHKFKNMELYDSSQYDNIGVFTYVVNENGVRIYPEAIQMKIALDDGSIVGFSAKEYLASHQKRTIPNAKLTAADARKKINSDVKVMEERKAVVVNDLHNEVLCYEFVGTLGKDTYQIFINANSGAEEKVKKMQAVEKIYD
- a CDS encoding serine hydrolase domain-containing protein — its product is MNFEQLENKFEKKKVNTFLVYQRGELTTAYYKTTECANNLYKINSITKSIVSILIGIAIDKGYINDIHTSITTWIPNVPEEKKGLTLYHLLTMTTGEDWKEFGNGVVFPNDFVESDDWVTYILQKPIIEEMGTKMNYNSGSSHLLSYIIQVATGISAEQFAEKYLFEPLHITEYEWKQDPQGIYVGGFGMKMKSTDLLKLGQLCLQNGFWNGKKIVSQKWLEDSSKARFETYDHVGAYGYHWWVVNNERFHIPYYIYFAMGYGGQYIIIIPKLELVAVISSHMPKRGLVPLKLFIEHVQVNSNNI
- a CDS encoding DUF3889 domain-containing protein, whose amino-acid sequence is MKRFFTRIVLAILLLTTYSNLYNDSSIVHAQPPYAKWGKLAVEKTKEQYPKAQIIDYLHIGRKPKTIHVTVEKFKLWLREDGKEYGVFVDVEFDTKTEKFLKINFQKTSR
- the sleB gene encoding spore cortex-lytic enzyme, with translation MRHRGIVKIAILLVFISLSLIVSSGQTRNVQAFSNQVIQRGASGEDVIELQSRLKYNGFYAGKVDGVFGWGTYWALRNFQEKFGLPVDGLAGAKTKQMLVKATKYDKSTANKGTTSNKGDSGGQSNKPAQNKGTNVPNGYSQNDIQLMANAVYGESRGEPYLGQVAVAAVILNRVTSASFPNTVSGVIFEPRAFTAVADGQIYLTPNETAKKAVLDAINGWDPTGNALYYFNPDTATSKWIWSRPQIKKIGKHIFCK
- a CDS encoding Pr6Pr family membrane protein produces the protein MKNAKMIAIYRLFLSLLAFSAIITQFITRAQVKPFNPINFFSFFTIESNILVAVILLLSSFGTAAFGRSEQFGVLRGAATVYILTTGLIYFLLLRGLEETLQTPIPWVNTVLHYIMPIAMILDWVINPPTKKITWKQATSWLVFPFLYVIYSLVRGPFVHWYPYPFLDPRIGGYGRVFLYSIGIAVVIGFICVVVKMLGNRFFKMKQNSSF